aaagcattCTAAAATTTCACATCTGTAACATATTATGTTACTGTTCTCCGCTTCAACCTCAATATTCTCCATTATTTGATTCCTTTTATCCTCACAAATGGTTGCCTATTGAAATACCAAACTGTCAAAATCTTCATAATTTTGGTTCTATTACCATCTGTAGTATAATCAATTCAGAGAAAGCTTAATTTTCAGACTATAGAgtagattaaaaacaaaagcagGCTCtcgaaaaaaaaatgtagaggCAAAACAAGCTAACCTGAGTATAATTCAGAGGATTCTTCTGCAATTCAGTAAGGGAGAGCTCAATGTCTTTCTTTGAGTCACGTACCAATTGAGCCTTAGCCTTCTCTCCCAGTATGACATATTTTGTCTCTTTATCAGGCCCTATTGAAGTAAATAGGCACACAATTAAAATCGTAGTTATCAATTTCAGATAGGTCAACTTTGAAAACACAACAGTGGGAAAGTGGATTGCGGGATGCCTTCTAATATTAAAGATTatacatacaaattaaatattctatACTACATATAAAATGCTAAAAAGAAGTATCCTTTAAGATATACTCATAATTAATATGCAAAAGTTTATGTATATCTTAaagcaaatatttttatacctaAAATTAGTAAAACTCAGAATAtcaaaaaaggaagaaaaaaaatggtgtgCAACACTGCTATTAGAAATGGACCAGGCTTAGCTCAACCACCAAAACAGCTGAAGGGAGAAGTATTGATCATATAACTTATAAAGAGAATTACATCATATTGTAGCCAATGCGAGAAATCTTAACACACCCTTCACACTGTAGATGAATATCTAGAGTATGAAGTTAGTAGGACTGGACTTCTATACTTGGCTTAATATTAAATCTAGATTGAGTACGATACTAAGTTAAAAAAGAACTTGGCCCATGTGAACCAAAAGATAGCTCAACAAAGAAGGATGCGCATGTCTTATAAGTAGGATTCTGGCCAGAGTCCTAACCAATGTGAGATATCTTAAAAACCTTACACCTAAAACTTGATATCTACATGAGACCCAATAGTAAGATCGCCCAGGCTTGATTTTACAGTTAATATTAACTTTATGactttttaagattttggacATACTACATGTAAAAAGCAAATGATCCCCCGTTCacatcatataatataataattttaacccAATTATCAAGGTAAATTATTTCAAGAGCATGCATTATAGTGATATTTTTTCCTCGCTTTCTTGATTGTATTGTATAAAAATCTAGGGACCACGTCATTAGGACTCGTTGACACTCCTACTAAAGTATATTACATAGCAAAAAGGTTCTGTACATTGAAAATAACATAAGCCCGTCAGTTGGTTAAAAGGATTCAAAACATTGAGTGGTCTAAAACCAGCCAACATTACAAACTTACATTTCCAAACATTTcacttttaatgttttaaaaacaaagcAGTATAAGAAGTCTGTAACAGACACATGCAAAAATTACCGGAATTCAATTTGTGCAAAACCCTGCTTATCTTGACAGATGTGGAATTGATTCCACCACAAAGACCTTTGTCCGAGGAAACGGTAACAACAACGTTCTTCTTAACATCAGcaccttaaaaaaaacaaaaaccaaacgTAGATCAGGGCATcgtcagaaaaataaaattaacaaacataaatCTAATGAAGCAATTGCACATGTTCAAGATTGCAAATTCCTAACAAAGATCacgttaataataataacaacaagaAATGCAATACAATACAATAATTTGCACAACATCAACTTCTGCGCCAACTTCTTTCTATCACGTCATTCGTTACAATtcaaattctctttttttttttctccctcgCTCCATTGTCGTACAAGTAACACTTCTCTACTGATAATAGCTTTTCTAGACAATTcataaaaatctaaaacaaaattcatacGCATTTTAGATCACGATACAGGGTACAACAACAATATtgaataataacaataatgataAGAGAACATACTGGGATTGTCACCGAGAAGGGCAGTGAATGGTTGCCAGAGGCCACGAGAATTTTCAGCTCTTGTTTGAACGGCTCGAAGCTTGGATGCGGCAACCATCTTCATGGCCTTGGTGATTTTCTGGATATTCTTCACACTCTTCATTCGGTTCCTCACTGCGTCAATTTCATTAAACCGTTACAAATCAACACTCGTTCAAGTCCAACACAAGGACACaatcaaacacacaaacacacaaaacaaaaacctaTTCCAAGACCAAATTAAGAAACGGCGAAAGGGAGAAGAAAACCGATCGTACCTACTTGGGTGGAAATGGAGCGCGAACCATGAGGAGCTTGGTCTCTGTCAAAAACACGTTTCTAATTAGCGTGTAAGATCGATAATACAAATTCGAGATCTGTGCAAGAGGGGAAACAAGAGAGTGGAATTGAGATTTGAGGAATGGTAAGAGAAAGGGAAGAACTGACTGAGAGATGAGAGAGGAATGGAGAGCGTTGATCGGTTGGGTCAAACGCCTCCCTTCGCGACGCAGAACAGCAGCCATTGGCATCTTCGTTCGTGATCCCTCTTGCGAAACCCTAGCGGTGTTACACACAGACAACTGAAGAAGCCCCTATTTGTTTTCGTTCAGGAACAATGCCAACACTGTTCAATGCGGTCTCATATATGTATGGATGTTGCGTTATGTATCACATGCCCCACGCACATTTCTATTCCCCGTAGGTTTATTACTGCTTTACTAGGAAAAGTAAATACTAGCAAAAATAAACGCTGTAAAATTGcaatttagttaaatatatatatatatatatatatttcccaaaagagagaaaaatgttcattcttaactttttgaaaaaaaatctttgagAATATGTCATGGGTAATTCTTATTCATGcataaaacattaaaagtaatgaaaaagagaatgcgtgacacatttttataaagtacatttttttattctggctatcataaaattaacttttgttgTATGACTATATTTATGTCTAATTTATTTTCGTGTAGGTAAAGTTTTATTACATGTGATAATGTTactaatagaaatttaaaaacaagtatattattttttaaagatttttggGTGAagttttgtctttaaaaaatatttttaaaggattAATCACTCATTGTATAAAAtactttccttttttcttaactcttaaaaaaagaaaaattaatatcttcAATACTTCTTAATGTTTATAGATAAcattaatataaacaataattattaaattctCCAGATATCAAAACAATGATCATAAATCTAATCCATTGAAGAAATCCAATGTAACAGTACATTGGGGTATATTCAGAAACTAGAACAGAGAAAAGTCACagtaacaaataaaagaaatgcacTGTATTAACAGAAGTAAAACAAGAAGACAACTGTAATTGCAATtgctaaaaaaacagaaatgTAGTTCAATTTTGACTTTACAAACCAATCCTCAAACCAAAATTGATACATCAGCAAGACCAATTTGTTCCCTAAGATATTTGAACCTTTTAGCTTTCAAAGGTTTTGTTAAAGTGTCAGCAAGTTGGACTCCTGACCTGCAATGATGAACATCTAATTTTTCACTTGAAACCTGTTCACGGATGAAGTGAAATCTGGTTTCATTATATTTGTTTCTCTCGTGAGATGCTGGATGTTTAGcaagattaattatatatttgttttctatcAATAGCTTCAATATGCACACTGTAAGTATgagtctaagtatcattatagaaataaaaaaaagtaaaagatcaTGTAATTAGGTTCAGATTTTATTGGTGTTTTTATCTTCCCGAGTAAACCTTCTCCCACATTGCGTTACAAAAGTACCTCAAAACTTTCCATAATGTTGGGATATTGTGTAAAGTTGATATTCTCTTCATGAGGACTTTTCTCAAGTTTAAATCCTACTTCAGGTGTATTTGCAGAGTACTCTGTTGCATACCAAACCTTTTCAACAAATCTTTTGCATACTTGGTTATGCATTGCCATCCCATGTAAAGTTTTCTTGAATTCAATTCCCAAGAAATAGCTCAGACTTCCCAAATCACTTGTTTCAAACTCCTGCATAAGTTCACACTTGCAATCAGCCATTAGACTTTCACAACTGCCCATGATTAGAAGATCGTCTACATAcaagaaaatgataatattCTCAACTCTGTTGCTGTTCTcacaaattttaacataaagaCCATGCTCGGACATAAATCTGACAAAGCCAATTTTGTCGAGAAACCCATCAATGCGCTTTTTCCACGCTCTTGGTGCTTGCTTAAGGCCATATGAGCCCTTCTTCAGCCTGCACATTTTCCGTTCTTTCCCTTTTGATTGCTGCTTTTTCCCTTTTCCACCACTCTAGCTTGGAAAGCTTGTTCATGATTTTGCCTTCTCTCATTCATCGGATAATCATGCGCCTCAAAAGAATGTTGTAAAGCTTCTAACTCAATCTCCTCCACATCTTTCGTTTCTTCAATTACGACTACCACGTGATCAAACCTTTTGTGGCAATGTTCTCAGAATTTTATCAACTACTTGTTTATCAGAGATTGTGTCCATGCAGACCCTCGTTGCATTCACGTGTTCCTGAATTTTATCAAAGTAATCAACAATTGTTTCTTTTTCGTCCATGCTGAAACACTCAAATTGTCTCCTGAAGGTCTGCAACTTGAGCTTTTTGTTCTTGTCTCCTTCTCCATATGTTTTCTACAAAATTTCCCAGCACTTTTGCTGTTGCAGCTCTGTAGATTTTATAGAATATCTTTGATCCAACACATCTGTATatgagaaatatttaaatatagccTTGTTGTCTAACTTTTGAAGATTCATGTAATGTTTCTTGACTTCTTCTGTAACTTTACATCCTAGGTCTTCAATTCCACCCAATACTACATCCGCTACATCTTGAAAcacaaaaacaaccaaaatcttTATCTTCAAATCATCAAACACTGGGTGTGCACCTTGAATAATGCTTCCATTCGCAGCCATCTTGAATCTGTAAATTCAAGAACTCCAACAATCTTGATACCTTCAAAACACTTCTTTGGTATTTCCAAACACAAAGGCTACGTACACAGCTGACAACAGGATCAGAGACTCTCACTTTTCTCACAGGATGGACCTAGCTCTAGATACCATGAAAAAATTCAATCTAACAATACATTGGTGCATACTCAAAAACGAAGAATAGAGAAAAAAACAGACTTTTCACAGTaacaaatatgaagaaaatgcaCTGCATTAATGTGTATTTCTGAACATTTGCAAGACCACGAtatttaaataatggaaaatgatattttgacaccaatttttgacatcattttacAAAGaatataacagaaaaaaaagacACCAAAACAACTGTAACTGCAATtactaaaacagaaaaaatagaaacatagtTCAATTTTGGTTTTACAAACCAACATCCATAACTCATTAAATGTGATCCCGACAAATCATGAAATTTTTgcttataatatgataaaattgtttgcttttgcattaaaattattaaataaataatatttttattatatatttattaagtaaatGGAATGAATTTATTGATACTCGTAAACCTATAACCCATTTAAACTTTAATtgatacataaaataaaactcaccTTAAAGCAATAAGATAATAAATCTCATAAAAATATATCCAATCAAACTTTAATTAgatacataaattaaaactcATTGTAGGTCGATAACTCAATGAATCTCATGacaatataatattatgtaattatgtaAAACCTTACAcccctaatttttttataattaataatatgacTAAACAcctagttttttttataaggtttaattattcatttacttttttatagttttatataatcTCTCGTTTTagtcttcttctctttttatttacagttttaattatctttaagtCTCTATACTCTGTTTTTTATGAAAAGCTTTTATACTCTAAATTAACAGCgattaatacagtcgactatcatttaatgtttggtcaacatatttaaaaatacgaCCTTTAGACAATTATGttaaacattaacaaaatttcaaaacaataacagacttaattgaatacaacaTGCATGCAATCAACTATATAGCAATGTTattcatagttttgaaaaactttatctttgaaaaatctcacagcaCACTTGAAAATAGTTcgtgcaaagacacgagttttaatcgactcaccccataatgaaatcggtttaaaattgttgttttgccacacaattaaaGTTTAACGTAAGTGtttgtggttttccttttccaaaaacaagtgtcatgcattcacatataaaatcacatatgtaACACAGAAAAATGCAATGAACAATACAATAACAACACGATCATGTTCTCATATATGCTCAAATAGATTCAACACATTGATCATAAGCATATAATATGTAaacatagaacatgtaacaaaAAACACACATGTGTTGTTAATTAtgcgttgtcatcatcaaaaactcaaatattattgaaattgtgGGTTCAGCTAAACATGTGTTCCctctatcaacaatctcaacatcacATTAAGAAAATGATGTTCATAACTGAAAGAACTTTGAAACACGAAAAGTTAAATGTGCCAAAGATCCTTATCGGTTAAAAGACTACTAACTCCTATAATAATTATGATACAATAGAATATTGACACATTAGTCAcattgataatatttaaaacacttATACATGGAAGGCTCGTCATGCATAATCATTTAATGATCTTACATAGAATATCAATGTTTTTCGCATGTGCACATGCCTCAAGCTTATAAGTTTTAAATCATAGAATGTCTTTTAAAGTAGTTAGAAATATTCAAGGAACATTTAACTAACTTTAACCAACAAAAGAATACTATTTTAATTGATGGTGTACTTTGGGTCATCAAAATCATTAAgcaaataagataattttaaagttatcaAATAGTTGAcattatacatatttattaaatctcAAACAACCTTCAAAGACAACATCACCAACCGCCAAATacacactttaaaaaaaaattgtgcacCAAGATCTACGAAATTCCACCTTGGATTAAAACTTcttacttttgaaattaaaaaatccaAGTTTAGTTAGCCCAAAACATTGCATGAACTTGCTCCTATAAATGTCTATGAACAAACTTTAAGTTATCCAACAATTTTCTTCTCATGATCAAACTTGACCTAAATAAGGATAAAGAAGTGTTTGTTATGgatagagaagaagaaaaaaaaatacaatcagcaaaaaaaaaacaaagaagcaaaaatcaataaaaagttCAAAGGAAAATTCACAAGAGACaagttaaaagaactaaaatgaaaaataaagaaccttctaattttgtaaaactattaaatcataaaatattaatctatTCTATGGAATAATTTGTAACCCAACAGACTCTTAGGAACACATGTTGGGTGATTTAGGCATTGAAAAGGAGACACTAGAAGTTTCTAACCATTTCAAAGTGTAATAACTAATTCAcatgatttttccttttttcatgCACCACAGGTGTTTTTTAAAAGCGCAATTATGAGTTATTTTCATAAACACATGAACTACCATTTGTTTTTTCCTAATTTGAGAACCACCCACGTGCATAAGTTGATTAGTAGTCAACTTAGTTCTAAATATAAGATTAGTTGggataatatttagtttaactAGTCTTTGTGTCTATATTTGGGATTCTAGTTGTGATAAACACTTGTTAGGTGTCTCTTCATATTCTTATATAAAGAAGTCAAAACCCCTCTTATAtgtcactttttaaaaatatatgaaattactTTTTTGAGAGATAtcttctcttattttaattattatcgtGTAAAGTTATTCAAATGAAAACTCCTCGTACCACTTATTCTTTCGAAATAATCTTGAGAGAAATGTATTCTTATTACACTCCTTTCCTAAGtctaaatttgtattttctcGTTGTGACAATGCCATGTAATTTGAACTCATGGTTGACAAAATTAGTATTCCAACTAACTATAAACTCGTCAATTGTGAAAGTGTAGTATGTTATGCGTCATCTTTAATCTCGACAACAACAACCTCCTTATGAAAAATGTTCCATTAAGAATCAAACTCTTAACCTTAACTTTGATACCAATTATTTGATTGAACTTTTATCACTgcattaaaagttataattgataataagaccacaactatttttatataaaagtgtagCAACCCAAgtctaataattaaattatgttttgacCTACCTAACACACATCGTAAAACAATTGACACACCCATACAACAAACATTAtatcacattaaaaatatttttaatgttctaAATCCTTTcatacatttcaaaatttgctTCATGATCGGTTGATGATCCTTCTGAGGCTTGCTCAAATATTTTCTCACCAAACAAAACTTTTGAACAATATCTGTTGGATTTATCAATTACCACTAAGTGAAAAGTTATACTTAACCGTCAAAGTATAATTATTCCCACAAGAgcaaaaactataattaataatttctagAGTAAAACTAAATACAAATGGACCTCAACCACTCATGACTAAAACAATCCAAGCATTATTTTGACGAGTGTTACTCCCTCTACCACTCCATCTTTTCTCTCCACCtcctcaatttttttctaaattccaatcttaccctttttccttttacctttacctattttactttttatcttttaaaatcctaattccCTTTCACTTTCACTCTTTTTCTCAAAGACAAGCCCCTACCCCCCACCTTGACTTTCACTATccctctttcttttcaattttcacatCCGTTAACTATTGACTTTGAAAGATGTCCTACAACTGGAGGTGGAATATAAATTCCTCTGAAGGAAAAACAAGTGTCTCTTTGCCTATACATGAATAATCATAacattgttttttcattttattgtaaaGGCAGTCACATCAACCATTTCTACATTAAGTTTGTGTAAGGATTCGTGTGTAAAATTAACTTTTGCATTAGAGAGagaattatttcattaaaatatcttcaaatttcCTTTGCTATAGTATCATGAATATATAGTGCAAGAAAATTGAATCATTTATTACACTTAAAGACGTGTTAGGTTCATGTTTCCATTGCTTCTATCTTAAACAATGGAGTCATGTAAGATGCCATCGATGTGGTAAAATGTCATTGATGTCACCAAATGCCAAAATCATAACAGTGACCACTTACCTTGATTTTACGTAACTTCTACAGTTGcacatttatttttgaaatcaaaatcacaAGCTTAAAGCAATGTTTTAAAAGATACACCATTACACAaacttttatattgaaaaaatgaagGTCTACATTGATACACCtaaaatacaacaaaatcaTCATTAACATATGAAGAAGTCATTCGATCTTAAGAGGTCTTTTTAAGAAGAAAGACACCTACACATACTTTTGTTTCAACGAACGTGGAAATTGAAAAGAAGGAGAGAAAGTGAAAGtagattagggttttaaaaaataaaaagtaaaataggtaaagataaaactaaaaagaataagattggaatttaaaaaaaattaagaaggtGGAGGAGAAGATGGGATGGTGGAGAGAGTAACACCCTCTTTTGACACACAACCACTCTTAATTAAGATTcagtattatttaaaacaattactaAAATCTTGAATCCTAAacctcaattaaaaatatttataaatcatttaatttttattttttaatgataataaaataagtatattacATGTCTTGTagatattaaaactataaaaattaaaaatatatgggATGTGTGGCAATAAAAATGCACGAATAGAAATTTGGATACGCAACCTatgaaatatcaaaatattcttCACATACATTTTGACAGCTGGTTTTTATTGGTTGGCTTACAttcaaaatatcaataatttttaaaggatttattcacaacataatatatttttaataatttaaaaattaataaggaTTGtgcaaaaaatttattttacacagAGAAACTCCGAAGTTTTTCATTCTGATAAAATAATTTCCTAATTCATATAAGAATTTTTTGATTTATATCCGCTCATTGTTAAAATGAATATACtaataaattacaattacaattacaattatcttaaaacattaaaatttctgggtatattttaaaaattcagcatatatacataaaaaattcgTTAgggatttcaaatttaataaattgttacATCATCATCCTAAAAAAGGAGATAATAAAGGCATATAGGGTCTGTTTtgttaaacataataaataataaattacagtactgctattttaaaatacatgtaAATCATAATTGctaatttatcttttctaagaaaataaattagtttaaattataaaatcttttatttaaatataagaggTTATTACTTAATTTCCAAGGGCATATTTGTGAAACTTCTctcatttttgttaattttactttttcacttTGAGCATTTCTGAACCTGTTCTCTTGACTAAAACCCTTTAAAAACCCTAGAGAAGAAAGTTACTTGTCTATGGCGGTTCAGAGGATCACTTCCAACGAAGCACAAGCTTCGAAGAAGGTTTCGCATGACCATTTCTTTTGTAAGCAGTTGATTCTATCGATAACCGTATTAGTATGCATGATAGGTTTAAGTTTAATAAATGAAGGAATCAACTAGTTGTTTTGAAAACCGATGGTACAAGTTTCCCTTAGGATTAGGACAAATTCCTACTTCTTTGACGCTGAAGAGATGTTCTTTGCAATTTAATCAAAGTGATGTAATGTTATGAAATGAACCAAAAGTTCAtgaatgtgtttgattttctcccGATCTCacaaatgtaatataaatttgttgaatATGTTTGTTTGAGTCTGGAGTCGTGGCTTATTGGTTTTAACCTTAGGTTTTTGGTTTACTTGATGCGGATTTGAGATTATTGAATTGAAATTTCTGTGTGTTCCAATATTATAGCACATAATCTTGCTTTTAAATAGTTAATAGAATGATTGACACGATTACATTAGGTCAAAACTAATGAATGCAGATTTTGAAGTTCACACTAATATGATATTTCTAGACTGAGCAATTCAACTGTGTTACATAATAATGTGAGTTTTGGTTGGCAGAGGCGCAACCTTAAGAGCAAACTGAGCCTTGGCTTGGGACCCACATCTGATTTTGTTGCATTAGACATTTTTTATCGTCTAATCccccttttcattttctcattcaTCTCTCCCCAACAGAGTTTACCTGTGGCTGGAGAATAATCTGTGTGTGGGATCGTTTATTCTGTTTTAACTATTTTAGAGCTACTTTTCTAACCTTATGATATTGTTGAAGTATGGAGAGAGTTTGTGTGGGGAGCTGTTGCTGGTGCCTTTGGAGAAGGAATGATGCATCCAGTGGATACCATTAAAACCCGACTACAAAGTCAAGCTATTCTAAATGGACTTCAGGTACGATGGCAGCCTATAGATGAATTAGACAGTATTGTCGACATGTTTAAAAAGTTATGAATAGGCTGCTGTTCATATATAGCTCCATCATCTAaagtttttctccttctttggAACATCATTCCTCCGATAGAACCAGAAAAACATATTGCAGATGGTGCGATATGTCTGGCAGGTTGATGGACTAAAAGGTATGCTATTTtgatcatttaatattattattcctGCCATGGATAGTTTTTATgctttttaataatgaattttccTTATGTTTAATGGCATTTCATGCGTGTTTGAGTTAACTTTTTTGCTTTCAGAACTTAATCAAAACTTTTAAGAGAGTGCTATTGACCTGAAAGCCTATTTGGCTGCAAAACGATGAAAATCAAGCAGGCATTTTGATAGATGAGCATTGACTTCAACTCTGAATTTTTTGCTATTTAAGTTTACTTGTGATCTAAGTAGTCTTCCTCACCTAGTGGTATAAgactttgttgttgttgttgtaaaCTTATTCTTGAATCTAGTAACATATATGCTTTTGACTATGAACTTAGAACTTTGTCCCTTGTGATTAATTAAAACTCTGTAGGCTTTTACAGGGGTGCAATACCTGGTATTACTGGATCTCTTGCGACTGGTGCAACATATTTTGGTGTCATAGAGTCCACAAAAAAGTGGATTGAGGATTCACATCCTAGTCTTAGG
The sequence above is drawn from the Vigna radiata var. radiata cultivar VC1973A chromosome 3, Vradiata_ver6, whole genome shotgun sequence genome and encodes:
- the LOC106757962 gene encoding ATP synthase subunit gamma, mitochondrial; this encodes MPMAAVLRREGRRLTQPINALHSSLISQDQAPHGSRSISTQVVRNRMKSVKNIQKITKAMKMVAASKLRAVQTRAENSRGLWQPFTALLGDNPSADVKKNVVVTVSSDKGLCGGINSTSVKISRVLHKLNSGPDKETKYVILGEKAKAQLVRDSKKDIELSLTELQKNPLNYTQVSVLADDILKNVEYDALRIVFNKFHSVVSFLPTVSTILSPEVIEREAESGGKLGELDSYEIEGGETKSEILQNLAEFQFSCVMYNAVLENACSEQGARMSAMDSSSRNAGDMLDRLTLTYNRTRQASITTELIEIISGASALEG